The following proteins are encoded in a genomic region of Zea mays cultivar B73 chromosome 9, Zm-B73-REFERENCE-NAM-5.0, whole genome shotgun sequence:
- the LOC100383221 gene encoding TSL-kinase interacting protein 1 isoform X1 produces the protein MCTRMSFTGSAPESSDPNKQPAKKQTRQWAAWTHQEEENFFNALRQVGKNFDKITHRVQSKNKDQVRHYYYRLVRRMKKLLGPRFSLDAKNSKDTIAAMLRWWSLLEKFSCSASKLHLKPRRFKTFVEALGKQLLKDRNKSRKKHSRVDMCISSPSPVISKAPGDETPPVKFLSIDSQNGSRVASPKGTIFKRIAEPISNKSGTTKGDLSATRTVKQKRKAGGAVASAAYKKWERAAMAGVSLVADAAEELERNTINPGMLCNVDARTLTSSSDRLSTGDGISTNHMKETDSQAPVKLKLQLFPINEATRKALEKDDHNPHLELTLSSRKKISSVLEHLNRKWGNSNIASGELILFPYCANQEDLATYQRWTTRDTVAVADVFLSVNSPSVFRLRYGWFSLVELGAGVSDISLTHFEDCMRPEVIQVKSPSGDKACVQKDGKNSELPDQPANVPHSRFGSQKQVQVPVTQAFEDDQGMNCVAISEVEWADTLTDISVEHLLTEASKDLDCVGTSVKDPLFLENPCSYDSFDAVVALHASRYQASEQPAHAPHSNIWGAEETCDEFSFNLSASRKQEGSNTSSSSPDTDNEVHPSNSEGFRGFLQDLTGRETDADNPCNDDAKDEEEFYAKSPPRNDKTNELKDQPLADIYWPDSLGPLDLDIPAVRYQTDDILIGDSQSSWNWNRLMANSLDAFRNLSFFSDKNDSIPSIM, from the exons ATGTGCACACGCATGTCCTTCACCGGGTCCGCCCCTGAGTCTTCCGATCCCAATAAGCAACCTG CAAAAAAGCAGACTCGACAATGGGCAGCGTGGACACACCAAGAGGAGGAGAATTTCTTCAATGCACTGCGGCAAGTAGGGAAA AACTTCGACAAGATTACACACCGTGTTCAGAGTAAAAACAAGGATCAG GTCAGGCATTACTATTATCGTCTTGTTCGACGCATGAAGAAGCTATTGGGTCCTAGGTTCTCACTTGATGCAAAAAACTCCAAGGATACCATTGCTGCTATGCTTCGCTG GTGGTCTCTGCTTGAGAAATTTAGCTGCAGTGCATCAAAGCTGCACCTGAAGCCTCGGAGGTTCAAAACATTTGTAGAAGCATTG GGAAAACAACTGCTGAAGGACAGAAATAAGTCCAGGAAAAAGCATTCACGAGTGGATATGTGCATATCTTCTCCATCTCCAGTTATCAGCAAGGCTCCTGGGGATGAGACTCCTCCTGTAAAGTTCTTGTCAATAGATTCTCAAAATGGTAGCAGAGTAGCATCTCCTAAAGGGACAATTTTCAAGCGGATTGCAGAACCAATTTCTAACAAGTCAGGAACAACTAAAGGGGACCTCTCTGCCACAAGAACCGTGAAACAGAAAAGGAAGGCAG GTGGTGCTGTTGCATCTGCCGCATATAAAAAATGGGAGAGAGCGGCCATGGCTGGTGTTTCTTTAGTTGCTGATGCGGCTGAGGAGCTCGAGCGCAACACGATTAACCCAGGCATGTTATGTAATGTTGATGCAAGAACACTGACTTCATCATCAGACAGACTTTCTACTGGTGATG GCATTAGCACAAATCATATGAAGGAAACAGATTCACAAGCACCTGTGAAGCTGAAGCTACAGTTATTTCCAATAAACGAAGCTACTCGAAAGGCATTGGAGAAG GATGACCATAATCCTCATTTAGAGCTCACATTAAGCTCTAGGAAGAAAATATCATCTGTGCTAGAACATCTAAACCGAAAATGGGGTAACTCAAACATCGCATCTGGAGAGCTTATTCTTTTTCCGTATTGTGCTAATCAAGAGGATTTGGCTACATATCAGAGATGGACAACAAGAGATACTGTTGCAGTCGCTGATGTGTTTCTTTCTGTGAATAGCCCTTCTGTTTTCCGTTTAAG GTATGGTTGGTTTTCCCTTGTTGAGCTTGGAGCAGGAGTAAGTGACATATCTTTAACACATTTTGAAGATTGCATGAGACCGGAAGTCATCCAAGTCAAATCACCATCAGGAGATAAGGCTTGTGTGCAAAAGGATG GCAAGAACTCTGAGCTTCCGGATCAGCCGGCTAATGTGCCCCACTCTCGGTTTGGCAGCCAAAAGCAAGTGCAGGTTCCTGTAACCCAAGCTTTTGAG GATGATCAGGGAATGAATTGTGTGGCAATATCTGAAGTAGAGTGGGCAGATACCCTTACAGATATCAGTGTTGAGCACTTACTGACAGAAGCATCCAAAGATTTAGATTGCGTGGGGACTAGTGTAAAAGATCCTTTGTTTCTTGAGAATCCATGCAGCTATGACTCGTTTGATGCTGTTGTTGCCCTTCATGCTTCTCGTTATCAAGCATCagaacagccagcccatgctcccCATTCAAACATATGGGGAGCAGAAGAAACATGTGATGAGTTCAGTTTTAATTTGTCAGCCTCCAGGAAGCAAGAAGGGTCAAACACTTCTAGCAGCTCTCCTGATACTGACAATGAAGTTCATCCTTCAAATTCAGAAGGATTTCGAGGTTTTCTTCAG GACTTGACTGGACGAGAGACTGATGCTGATAATCCTTGTAATGATGACGCCAAAGACGAAGAGGAGTTTTATGCTAAATCACCACCTCGAAATGACAAAACTAATGAGTTGAAGGATCAACCTTTAGCTGACATATATTGG CCTGATTCACTCGGACCACTGGACTTGGACATACCGGCCGTGAGATATCAAACCGATGACATACTGATAGGGGACAGTCAAAGTAGTTGGAATTGGAACCGCCTGATGGCAAATAGCCTCGATGCATTTCGAAACCTGTCATTCTTCTCGGATAAGAATGACTCGATTCCGTCGATCATGTAG
- the LOC100383221 gene encoding TSL-kinase interacting protein 1, translating into MCTRMSFTGSAPESSDPNKQPAKKQTRQWAAWTHQEEENFFNALRQVGKNFDKITHRVQSKNKDQVRHYYYRLVRRMKKLLGPRFSLDAKNSKDTIAAMLRWWSLLEKFSCSASKLHLKPRRFKTFVEALGKQLLKDRNKSRKKHSRVDMCISSPSPVISKAPGDETPPVKFLSIDSQNGSRVASPKGTIFKRIAEPISNKSGTTKGDLSATRTVKQKRKAGGAVASAAYKKWERAAMAGVSLVADAAEELERNTINPGMLCNVDARTLTSSSDRLSTGDGISTNHMKETDSQAPVKLKLQLFPINEATRKALEKDDHNPHLELTLSSRKKISSVLEHLNRKWGNSNIASGELILFPYCANQEDLATYQRWTTRDTVAVADVFLSVNSPSVFRLRYGWFSLVELGAGVSDISLTHFEDCMRPEVIQVKSPSGDKACVQKDGTLLSNCTHESYPCSSMLLHMTPSSTGKNSELPDQPANVPHSRFGSQKQVQVPVTQAFEDDQGMNCVAISEVEWADTLTDISVEHLLTEASKDLDCVGTSVKDPLFLENPCSYDSFDAVVALHASRYQASEQPAHAPHSNIWGAEETCDEFSFNLSASRKQEGSNTSSSSPDTDNEVHPSNSEGFRGFLQDLTGRETDADNPCNDDAKDEEEFYAKSPPRNDKTNELKDQPLADIYWPDSLGPLDLDIPAVRYQTDDILIGDSQSSWNWNRLMANSLDAFRNLSFFSDKNDSIPSIM; encoded by the exons ATGTGCACACGCATGTCCTTCACCGGGTCCGCCCCTGAGTCTTCCGATCCCAATAAGCAACCTG CAAAAAAGCAGACTCGACAATGGGCAGCGTGGACACACCAAGAGGAGGAGAATTTCTTCAATGCACTGCGGCAAGTAGGGAAA AACTTCGACAAGATTACACACCGTGTTCAGAGTAAAAACAAGGATCAG GTCAGGCATTACTATTATCGTCTTGTTCGACGCATGAAGAAGCTATTGGGTCCTAGGTTCTCACTTGATGCAAAAAACTCCAAGGATACCATTGCTGCTATGCTTCGCTG GTGGTCTCTGCTTGAGAAATTTAGCTGCAGTGCATCAAAGCTGCACCTGAAGCCTCGGAGGTTCAAAACATTTGTAGAAGCATTG GGAAAACAACTGCTGAAGGACAGAAATAAGTCCAGGAAAAAGCATTCACGAGTGGATATGTGCATATCTTCTCCATCTCCAGTTATCAGCAAGGCTCCTGGGGATGAGACTCCTCCTGTAAAGTTCTTGTCAATAGATTCTCAAAATGGTAGCAGAGTAGCATCTCCTAAAGGGACAATTTTCAAGCGGATTGCAGAACCAATTTCTAACAAGTCAGGAACAACTAAAGGGGACCTCTCTGCCACAAGAACCGTGAAACAGAAAAGGAAGGCAG GTGGTGCTGTTGCATCTGCCGCATATAAAAAATGGGAGAGAGCGGCCATGGCTGGTGTTTCTTTAGTTGCTGATGCGGCTGAGGAGCTCGAGCGCAACACGATTAACCCAGGCATGTTATGTAATGTTGATGCAAGAACACTGACTTCATCATCAGACAGACTTTCTACTGGTGATG GCATTAGCACAAATCATATGAAGGAAACAGATTCACAAGCACCTGTGAAGCTGAAGCTACAGTTATTTCCAATAAACGAAGCTACTCGAAAGGCATTGGAGAAG GATGACCATAATCCTCATTTAGAGCTCACATTAAGCTCTAGGAAGAAAATATCATCTGTGCTAGAACATCTAAACCGAAAATGGGGTAACTCAAACATCGCATCTGGAGAGCTTATTCTTTTTCCGTATTGTGCTAATCAAGAGGATTTGGCTACATATCAGAGATGGACAACAAGAGATACTGTTGCAGTCGCTGATGTGTTTCTTTCTGTGAATAGCCCTTCTGTTTTCCGTTTAAG GTATGGTTGGTTTTCCCTTGTTGAGCTTGGAGCAGGAGTAAGTGACATATCTTTAACACATTTTGAAGATTGCATGAGACCGGAAGTCATCCAAGTCAAATCACCATCAGGAGATAAGGCTTGTGTGCAAAAGGATGGTACTTTGCTCAGTAATTGCACTCATGAGTCATATCCTTGCAGTTCAATGTTATTGCATATGACACCATCCAGTACAGGCAAGAACTCTGAGCTTCCGGATCAGCCGGCTAATGTGCCCCACTCTCGGTTTGGCAGCCAAAAGCAAGTGCAGGTTCCTGTAACCCAAGCTTTTGAG GATGATCAGGGAATGAATTGTGTGGCAATATCTGAAGTAGAGTGGGCAGATACCCTTACAGATATCAGTGTTGAGCACTTACTGACAGAAGCATCCAAAGATTTAGATTGCGTGGGGACTAGTGTAAAAGATCCTTTGTTTCTTGAGAATCCATGCAGCTATGACTCGTTTGATGCTGTTGTTGCCCTTCATGCTTCTCGTTATCAAGCATCagaacagccagcccatgctcccCATTCAAACATATGGGGAGCAGAAGAAACATGTGATGAGTTCAGTTTTAATTTGTCAGCCTCCAGGAAGCAAGAAGGGTCAAACACTTCTAGCAGCTCTCCTGATACTGACAATGAAGTTCATCCTTCAAATTCAGAAGGATTTCGAGGTTTTCTTCAG GACTTGACTGGACGAGAGACTGATGCTGATAATCCTTGTAATGATGACGCCAAAGACGAAGAGGAGTTTTATGCTAAATCACCACCTCGAAATGACAAAACTAATGAGTTGAAGGATCAACCTTTAGCTGACATATATTGG CCTGATTCACTCGGACCACTGGACTTGGACATACCGGCCGTGAGATATCAAACCGATGACATACTGATAGGGGACAGTCAAAGTAGTTGGAATTGGAACCGCCTGATGGCAAATAGCCTCGATGCATTTCGAAACCTGTCATTCTTCTCGGATAAGAATGACTCGATTCCGTCGATCATGTAG